The Sandaracinaceae bacterium genome contains a region encoding:
- a CDS encoding DUF222 domain-containing protein: MGAFIEHGPSADTSRQVADETLRKLGRLRAASDFELCQWFLCGFRLKVHELYGFASFREYAERWFGCSGRGTEERVRVAERLDELPKLSAAFAAGDLVYSAVRELTRVADAETEAEWLEVADGKTASQIERMTSGKKPGDRPSDPTRPELERKRVTLNLSPSAYALLRQARDVLRKESGGTHLDDDAFIELLASSALSGGGGADETRSRHQIALTVCECCKAATQDANGEQVPVGPEVVEVAECDAQIIGRVDISAGYERASQVIPPAVRRAVVRRHGGVCAVPGCKNTSCDVHHCDPKSEGGSHDPERLILLCSTHHGIAHEGKIVIRGTWSAGFVFEHPDGSGYGSPKVEPRKARVLAEVFQMLKALSFKEKEARRLVDQARPHVGAETTAEQALRVALRGVSIGSGVREELAEYGGSAPTWGLMWSTAMVPQTPFASA, from the coding sequence ATGGGGGCATTCATCGAACATGGTCCGTCGGCCGACACCTCTCGCCAGGTGGCCGACGAGACTCTGAGGAAGCTCGGGCGCCTGCGCGCGGCCAGCGACTTCGAGCTCTGTCAGTGGTTCCTCTGCGGCTTCCGGCTGAAGGTCCACGAGCTCTACGGCTTCGCCAGCTTCCGCGAGTACGCCGAGCGCTGGTTCGGCTGCTCGGGCCGGGGGACCGAGGAGCGAGTGCGCGTCGCGGAGCGGCTCGATGAGCTGCCGAAGCTCAGCGCCGCGTTCGCGGCGGGCGACCTCGTCTACTCCGCCGTGCGCGAGCTGACCCGGGTGGCCGACGCGGAGACGGAGGCCGAGTGGCTCGAGGTCGCCGACGGCAAGACGGCGTCACAGATCGAGCGCATGACCTCGGGCAAGAAGCCGGGGGACCGGCCGAGCGACCCGACGCGGCCCGAGCTCGAGCGCAAGCGGGTGACCTTGAACCTGTCGCCCTCGGCCTACGCGCTCCTGCGGCAAGCGCGGGACGTGCTCCGCAAGGAGAGCGGCGGCACGCACCTGGACGACGACGCGTTCATCGAGCTCCTCGCCTCGAGCGCGCTCTCCGGCGGCGGCGGCGCGGACGAGACGCGGAGCCGGCACCAGATCGCGCTGACGGTCTGCGAGTGCTGCAAGGCCGCCACCCAGGACGCGAACGGCGAGCAGGTCCCCGTCGGGCCCGAGGTGGTGGAGGTGGCCGAGTGCGACGCGCAGATCATCGGCCGGGTGGACATCTCGGCCGGCTACGAACGGGCGAGCCAGGTGATCCCGCCTGCGGTGCGCCGCGCGGTGGTGCGCCGACACGGCGGCGTCTGCGCGGTGCCGGGGTGCAAGAACACGAGCTGCGACGTGCATCACTGCGACCCCAAGTCGGAGGGCGGCAGCCACGACCCCGAGCGGCTCATCCTGCTCTGCTCGACCCATCACGGGATCGCGCACGAAGGGAAGATCGTCATCCGCGGCACCTGGTCCGCGGGCTTCGTGTTCGAACACCCAGATGGGTCTGGCTATGGCTCACCGAAGGTGGAGCCGAGGAAGGCGCGCGTCCTGGCCGAGGTGTTCCAGATGCTGAAAGCGCTCAGCTTCAAGGAGAAGGAGGCGCGGCGGCTCGTGGACCAAGCGCGCCCCCACGTGGGGGCCGAGACGACGGCCGAGCAGGCGCTGCGGGTGGCGCTGCGGGGAGTGTCGATCGGGAGCGGGGTGCGGGAGGAGCTGGCGGAGTACGGTGGGTCGGCCCCCACGTGGGGGCTGATGTGGTCCACCGCGATGGTTCCCCAGACCCCATTCGCCTCTGCGTGA
- a CDS encoding AAA family ATPase, producing MQHGFVRGVRLEREKVPDFGRYPFDIPAVRDLETLDLDPGVTFFIGENGSGKSTLLEAIAI from the coding sequence GTGCAACACGGCTTCGTGCGTGGCGTGCGCCTCGAGCGCGAGAAGGTGCCCGACTTCGGGCGCTACCCGTTCGACATCCCGGCGGTGCGCGACCTCGAGACCCTCGACCTCGACCCGGGGGTGACGTTCTTCATCGGCGAGAACGGGAGCGGCAAGTCCACGCTCCTCGAGGCCATCGCGATCAT